In one window of Lepus europaeus isolate LE1 chromosome 14, mLepTim1.pri, whole genome shotgun sequence DNA:
- the PROX1 gene encoding prospero homeobox protein 1 isoform X2, translated as MPDHDSTALLSRQTKRRRVDIGVKRTVGTASAFFAKARATFFSAMNPQGSEQDVEYSVVQHADGEKSNVLRKLLKRANSYEDAMMPFPGATIISQLLKNNMNKNGGTEPSFQASGLSSTGSEVHQEDICSNSSRDSPPECLSPFGRPTMSQFDMDRLCDEHLRAKRARVENIIRGMSHSPSVALRGNENEREMAPQSVSPRESYRENKRKQKLPQQQQQSFQQLVSARKEQKREERRQLKQQLEDMQKQLRQLQEKFYQIYDSTDSENDEDGNLSEDSMRSEILEARAQDSVGRSDNEMCELDPGQFIDRARALIREQEMAENKPKRETNNKERDHGPNSLQPEGKHLAETLKQELNTAMSQVVDTVVKVFSAKPSRQVPQVFPPLQIPQARFAVNGENHNFHTANQRLQCFGDVIIPNPLDTFGNVQMPSATDQTEALPLVVRKNSSDQSASGPAAGGHHQPLHQSPLSATAGFTTSTFRHPFPLPLMAYPFQSPLGAPSGSFSGKDRASPESLDLTRDTTSLRTKMSSHHLSHHPCSPAHPPSSAEGLSLSLIKSECGDLQDMSEISPYSGSAMQEGLSPNHLKKAKLMFFYTRYPSSNMLKTYFSDVKFNRCITSQLIKWFSNFREFYYIQMEKYARQAINDGVTSTEELSITRDCELYRALNMHYNKANDFEVPERFLEVAQITLREFFNAIIAGKDVDPSWKKAIYKVICKLDSEVPEIFKSPNCLQELLHE; from the exons ATGCCTGACCATGACAGCACAGCCCTCTTAAGCCGGCAAACCAAGAGGAGAAGAGTTGACATTGGAGTGAAAAGGACGGTAGGGACAGCATCTGCATTTTTTGCTAAGGCAAGAGCCACGTTTTTTAGTGCCATGAATCCCCAAGGTTCCGAGCAGGATGTTGAGTACTCCGTGGTGCAGCATGCAGATGGAGAGAAGTCAAACGTCCTCCGTAAGCTGCTGAAGAGGGCGAACTCGTATGAAGATGCCATGATGCCTTTTCCAGGAGCAACCATCATTTCCCAGCTGTTGAAAAATAACATGAACAAAAATGGTGGCACGGAGCCCAGTTTCCAAGCCAGCGGCCTCTCTAGTACAGGCTCCGAGGTACACCAGGAGGATATATGCAGCAACTCTTCGAGAGACAGTCCCCCAGAGTGTCTTTCCCCTTTTGGCAGGCCTACTATGAGCCAGTTTGATATGGATCGCTTATGTGACGAGCACCTGAGAGCAAAGCGCGCCCGGGTGGAGAATATCATTCGGGGAATGAGCCATTCCCCCAGTGTGGCATTAAGGggcaatgaaaatgaaagagagatgGCCCCGCAGTCTGTGAGTCCCcgagaaagttacagagaaaacaaACGCAAGCAGAAGCTGccccagcagcagcaacagagtTTCCAGCAGCTGGTTTCAGCCCGAAAAGAACAGAAGCGAGAGGAACGCCGACAGCTgaaacagcagctggaagacaTGCAGAAGCAGCTGCGCCAGCTGCAGGAGAAGTTCTACCAGATCTACGACAGCACTGACTCTGAAAATGATGAAGACGGTAACCTGTCCGAAGACAGCATGCGCTCGGAGATCCTGGAGGCCAGGGCCCAGGACTCGGTCGGGAGGTCAGACAATGAGATGTGCGAGCTAGACCCCGGCCAGTTCATCGACCGAGCCCGGGCCCTGATCAGAGAGCAGGAAATGGCGGAAAACAAGCCCAAGCGGGAAaccaacaacaaagaaagagaccaCGGGCCAAACTCCTTACAGCCCGAAGGCAAACATTTGGCCGAGACCTTGAAACAGGAACTGAACACTGCCATGTCGCAAGTGGTGGACACTGTGGTCAAAGTCTTTTCGGCCAAACCCTCCCGCCAGGTTCCTCAGGTCTTCCCACCTCTCCAGATCCCCCAGGCCAGATTTGCAGTCAATGGGGAGAACCACAATTTCCACACCGCCAACCAGCGCCTGCAGTGCTTTGGCGACGTCATCATTCCGAACCCCCTGGACACCTTTGGCAACGTGCAGATGCCCAGTGCCACAGACCAGACGGAGGCACTGCCCCTGGTTGTCCGCAAAAACTCATCCGACCAGTCTGCCTCGGGCCCGGCCGCCGGCGGCCACCACCAGCCCCTGCACCAGTCGCCTCTCTCGGCCACTGCAGGCTTCACCACATCCACCTTCCGccaccccttccccctccccttgaTGGCCTACCCATTTCAAAGTCCACTAGGTGCTCCCTCGGGCTCCTTCTCGGGAAAAGACAGAGCCTCTCCTGAATCCTTAGACTTAACTAGGGACACCACGAGTCTGAGGACCAAGATGTCATCCCACCACCTGAGCCACCACCCTTGCTCACCAGCACACCCACCCAGCAGCGCCGAAGGGCTCTCCTTGTCACTCATCAAGTCCGAGTGTGGCGATCTTCAAGACATGTCCGAAATCTCACCTTACTCGGGAAGTGCA ATGCAGGAGGGATTGTCACCCAATCACTTGAAAAAAGCAAAGCTCATGTTCTTTTATACCCGTTATCCCAGTTCCAATATGCTGAAGACCTACTTCTCCGATGTAAAG TTCAACAGATGCATTACCTCTCAGCTCATCAAGTGGTTTAGCAATTTCCGTGAGTTTTACTACATTCAGATGGAGAAGTACGCACGTCAAGCCATCAACGATGGGGTCACCAGTACTGAAGAGCTGTCTATAACCAGAGACTGTGAGCTGTACAGGGCTCTGAACATGCACTACAATAAAGCAAATGACTTTGAG
- the PROX1 gene encoding prospero homeobox protein 1 isoform X1 has product MPDHDSTALLSRQTKRRRVDIGVKRTVGTASAFFAKARATFFSAMNPQGSEQDVEYSVVQHADGEKSNVLRKLLKRANSYEDAMMPFPGATIISQLLKNNMNKNGGTEPSFQASGLSSTGSEVHQEDICSNSSRDSPPECLSPFGRPTMSQFDMDRLCDEHLRAKRARVENIIRGMSHSPSVALRGNENEREMAPQSVSPRESYRENKRKQKLPQQQQQSFQQLVSARKEQKREERRQLKQQLEDMQKQLRQLQEKFYQIYDSTDSENDEDGNLSEDSMRSEILEARAQDSVGRSDNEMCELDPGQFIDRARALIREQEMAENKPKRETNNKERDHGPNSLQPEGKHLAETLKQELNTAMSQVVDTVVKVFSAKPSRQVPQVFPPLQIPQARFAVNGENHNFHTANQRLQCFGDVIIPNPLDTFGNVQMPSATDQTEALPLVVRKNSSDQSASGPAAGGHHQPLHQSPLSATAGFTTSTFRHPFPLPLMAYPFQSPLGAPSGSFSGKDRASPESLDLTRDTTSLRTKMSSHHLSHHPCSPAHPPSSAEGLSLSLIKSECGDLQDMSEISPYSGSAMQEGLSPNHLKKAKLMFFYTRYPSSNMLKTYFSDVKFNRCITSQLIKWFSNFREFYYIQMEKYARQAINDGVTSTEELSITRDCELYRALNMHYNKANDFEQVPERFLEVAQITLREFFNAIIAGKDVDPSWKKAIYKVICKLDSEVPEIFKSPNCLQELLHE; this is encoded by the exons ATGCCTGACCATGACAGCACAGCCCTCTTAAGCCGGCAAACCAAGAGGAGAAGAGTTGACATTGGAGTGAAAAGGACGGTAGGGACAGCATCTGCATTTTTTGCTAAGGCAAGAGCCACGTTTTTTAGTGCCATGAATCCCCAAGGTTCCGAGCAGGATGTTGAGTACTCCGTGGTGCAGCATGCAGATGGAGAGAAGTCAAACGTCCTCCGTAAGCTGCTGAAGAGGGCGAACTCGTATGAAGATGCCATGATGCCTTTTCCAGGAGCAACCATCATTTCCCAGCTGTTGAAAAATAACATGAACAAAAATGGTGGCACGGAGCCCAGTTTCCAAGCCAGCGGCCTCTCTAGTACAGGCTCCGAGGTACACCAGGAGGATATATGCAGCAACTCTTCGAGAGACAGTCCCCCAGAGTGTCTTTCCCCTTTTGGCAGGCCTACTATGAGCCAGTTTGATATGGATCGCTTATGTGACGAGCACCTGAGAGCAAAGCGCGCCCGGGTGGAGAATATCATTCGGGGAATGAGCCATTCCCCCAGTGTGGCATTAAGGggcaatgaaaatgaaagagagatgGCCCCGCAGTCTGTGAGTCCCcgagaaagttacagagaaaacaaACGCAAGCAGAAGCTGccccagcagcagcaacagagtTTCCAGCAGCTGGTTTCAGCCCGAAAAGAACAGAAGCGAGAGGAACGCCGACAGCTgaaacagcagctggaagacaTGCAGAAGCAGCTGCGCCAGCTGCAGGAGAAGTTCTACCAGATCTACGACAGCACTGACTCTGAAAATGATGAAGACGGTAACCTGTCCGAAGACAGCATGCGCTCGGAGATCCTGGAGGCCAGGGCCCAGGACTCGGTCGGGAGGTCAGACAATGAGATGTGCGAGCTAGACCCCGGCCAGTTCATCGACCGAGCCCGGGCCCTGATCAGAGAGCAGGAAATGGCGGAAAACAAGCCCAAGCGGGAAaccaacaacaaagaaagagaccaCGGGCCAAACTCCTTACAGCCCGAAGGCAAACATTTGGCCGAGACCTTGAAACAGGAACTGAACACTGCCATGTCGCAAGTGGTGGACACTGTGGTCAAAGTCTTTTCGGCCAAACCCTCCCGCCAGGTTCCTCAGGTCTTCCCACCTCTCCAGATCCCCCAGGCCAGATTTGCAGTCAATGGGGAGAACCACAATTTCCACACCGCCAACCAGCGCCTGCAGTGCTTTGGCGACGTCATCATTCCGAACCCCCTGGACACCTTTGGCAACGTGCAGATGCCCAGTGCCACAGACCAGACGGAGGCACTGCCCCTGGTTGTCCGCAAAAACTCATCCGACCAGTCTGCCTCGGGCCCGGCCGCCGGCGGCCACCACCAGCCCCTGCACCAGTCGCCTCTCTCGGCCACTGCAGGCTTCACCACATCCACCTTCCGccaccccttccccctccccttgaTGGCCTACCCATTTCAAAGTCCACTAGGTGCTCCCTCGGGCTCCTTCTCGGGAAAAGACAGAGCCTCTCCTGAATCCTTAGACTTAACTAGGGACACCACGAGTCTGAGGACCAAGATGTCATCCCACCACCTGAGCCACCACCCTTGCTCACCAGCACACCCACCCAGCAGCGCCGAAGGGCTCTCCTTGTCACTCATCAAGTCCGAGTGTGGCGATCTTCAAGACATGTCCGAAATCTCACCTTACTCGGGAAGTGCA ATGCAGGAGGGATTGTCACCCAATCACTTGAAAAAAGCAAAGCTCATGTTCTTTTATACCCGTTATCCCAGTTCCAATATGCTGAAGACCTACTTCTCCGATGTAAAG TTCAACAGATGCATTACCTCTCAGCTCATCAAGTGGTTTAGCAATTTCCGTGAGTTTTACTACATTCAGATGGAGAAGTACGCACGTCAAGCCATCAACGATGGGGTCACCAGTACTGAAGAGCTGTCTATAACCAGAGACTGTGAGCTGTACAGGGCTCTGAACATGCACTACAATAAAGCAAATGACTTTGAG